One stretch of Lemur catta isolate mLemCat1 chromosome 2, mLemCat1.pri, whole genome shotgun sequence DNA includes these proteins:
- the LOC123633403 gene encoding 60S ribosomal protein L10-like, whose translation MLSCAGADRLQTGMRGAFGKPQGTVARVHIGQVIMSIHTKLQNKEHVIEALRRAKFKFPGRQKKWGFTKFNADEFEDMVAEKRLIPDGCGVKYIPNCGPLDKWRALHS comes from the coding sequence ATGTTGTCCTGTGCTGGGGCTGACAGGCTCCAGACAGGTATGCGAGGTGCCTTTGGAAAGCCCCAGGGCACTGTGGCCAGGGTTCACATTGGCCAAGTCATCATGTCCATCCACACCAAACTGCAGAACAAGGAGCATGTGATTGAGGCCTTACGCAGAGCCAAGTTCAAGTTCCCTGGCCGCCAGAAGAAGTGGGGCTTTACCAAGTTTAATGCGGATGAATTTGAAGATATGGTGGCTGAGAAGCGGCTCATCCCTGATGGCTGTGGGGTCAAATACATCCCGAATTGTGGCCCCCTGGACAAGTGGCGGGCCCTGCACTCATGA